A window of the Kineosporia corallincola genome harbors these coding sequences:
- a CDS encoding sensor histidine kinase has product MQWLVSAVVMLAALITVRPVGTSGWGLAVALLLPVNCLFLASRHLPGSMLPDRVAVIWLGAGVLAAAALMTASQEGSAYLFVYFLAGHAGMRLPARPALALAALASGLSTLVLLTGLGPGNHEVPWPVGLTFGLPVLLGMMNRLQRQAMASTLDAARSAERAAHAEARSTVLTERARIARDVHDVLAHSLAGVNMQLELADALLEAGDLDRAREVTGTAHGLVRESLRQAQWTVHTLREDALPLVGSLRAMVESSGHRQGLEVTGDERDLPAPVSQNLLRIAQEALTNATRYAPGASVRVTLDYRAGEVALSIVNGPPPRPPAAVPGGSGMGLIGMRERVALLKGGITAGPITEGADVGGWQVSAVVPA; this is encoded by the coding sequence GTGCAGTGGCTGGTCAGCGCGGTCGTCATGCTCGCGGCCCTGATCACCGTCCGTCCGGTCGGCACCTCCGGCTGGGGACTCGCGGTGGCGCTCCTGCTACCGGTCAACTGTCTCTTCCTGGCCTCGCGCCACCTGCCCGGATCAATGCTGCCCGACCGGGTCGCGGTGATCTGGCTCGGCGCCGGGGTGCTCGCGGCGGCCGCCCTGATGACCGCCAGCCAGGAGGGCTCGGCCTACCTGTTCGTCTACTTCCTGGCCGGGCACGCCGGTATGCGGCTGCCGGCCCGCCCGGCCCTGGCTCTCGCCGCCCTGGCCTCCGGGCTGAGCACGCTGGTGCTGCTGACCGGGCTCGGCCCGGGCAACCACGAGGTGCCCTGGCCGGTGGGCCTCACCTTCGGGCTGCCGGTGCTGCTCGGCATGATGAACCGTCTCCAGCGCCAGGCGATGGCCTCCACCCTCGACGCGGCCCGTTCCGCCGAGCGGGCCGCCCACGCCGAGGCCCGGTCCACGGTGCTGACCGAGCGCGCCCGGATCGCCCGCGACGTGCACGACGTGCTCGCGCACTCGCTGGCCGGGGTGAACATGCAGCTGGAGCTGGCCGACGCGCTGCTGGAGGCCGGCGACCTGGACCGGGCCCGCGAGGTGACCGGCACGGCGCACGGCCTGGTGCGGGAGAGCCTGCGGCAGGCCCAGTGGACCGTGCACACCCTGCGCGAGGACGCCCTGCCCCTGGTCGGCTCGCTGCGGGCGATGGTCGAGTCGTCCGGGCACCGGCAGGGTCTGGAGGTGACCGGCGACGAGCGTGACCTGCCCGCGCCGGTGAGCCAGAACCTGCTGCGGATCGCCCAGGAGGCGCTGACCAACGCCACCCGCTACGCCCCGGGCGCCTCGGTGCGGGTGACCCTGGACTACCGGGCTGGTGAGGTGGCGCTGAGCATCGTCAACGGACCACCCCCGCGTCCGCCGGCCGCGGTGCCGGGCGGGAGCGGAATGGGACTGATCGGCATGCGTGAGAGGGTGGCGCTGCTGAAGGGCGGCATCACCGCAGGACCGATCACCGAAGGAGCGGACGTGGGTGGCTGGCAGGTCTCGGCGGTGGTGCCGGCATGA
- a CDS encoding response regulator: MVVADDQAAVREPLAAVLDLLGDIDVVAAVADGFGVLDVVADGPVDVVLMDLRMPGLDGIEATRRLGEEHPDVAVVVLTTFADDDSILAALGAGARGYLTKNAGRQDIARAIRAAAAGQAVLDREVQERLLAGVRATTQPQTQAPRDQQSGRPNQPGRPNQPGRPNQPDRPSDRQPSVPELPADLTRREREVLALIGEGLPNRGIAEKLFISEATVKTHINNLFAKAGITDRADAVRRAIASGLA; encoded by the coding sequence GTGGTGGTGGCCGACGATCAGGCCGCGGTGCGGGAACCCCTGGCCGCGGTGCTCGACCTGCTCGGCGACATCGACGTGGTGGCTGCCGTGGCCGACGGCTTCGGAGTGCTCGACGTGGTGGCCGACGGCCCGGTCGACGTGGTGCTGATGGACCTGAGAATGCCCGGCCTGGACGGTATCGAGGCCACCCGGCGTCTCGGTGAGGAGCATCCGGACGTGGCCGTGGTGGTGCTCACCACGTTCGCCGACGACGACTCGATCCTGGCCGCCCTCGGGGCCGGGGCCCGTGGCTACCTGACCAAGAACGCCGGGCGTCAGGACATCGCCCGGGCCATCCGGGCGGCGGCCGCCGGTCAGGCGGTGCTCGACCGCGAGGTGCAGGAACGGCTGCTCGCCGGCGTCCGGGCCACTACGCAGCCCCAGACCCAGGCACCACGAGACCAGCAATCCGGCCGGCCGAACCAGCCCGGCCGGCCGAACCAGCCCGGCCGGCCGAACCAGCCCGACCGGCCGTCAGACCGTCAGCCCTCCGTCCCGGAACTGCCCGCCGACCTGACACGCCGTGAGCGCGAGGTGCTTGCCCTGATCGGGGAAGGCCTTCCGAATCGCGGTATCGCTGAGAAGCTTTTTATCAGTGAGGCCACTGTGAAAACGCACATCAATAATCTCTTCGCGAAAGCCGGAATCACCGACCGGGCGGACGCGGTGCGTCGGGCGATTGCGTCCGGTCTGGCCTGA
- a CDS encoding calcium-binding protein — MAGLLGASVLTALVGGQFALSQASAAPTCNGKAATKVTASHGTFVGTAGDDVIIGTEGADRIRGLGGNDTVCGLGGDDDIAGGDGNDWVSGGLGSDSVSGGLGDDVIDAGDGYNSVTGGDGNDVLTGGADQDVLNGGAGNDVLASAGGDDWLIASLGNDSVYAGSGDDDVSGGDGTDWIYGEDGDDSVRGGTGGDYVSAGAGNDEVYGGVGNDYLYGEDGDDKVYGEKGDDTLSGGDGTNIVEGGSGWDTVDGVPDAHGVGAAS; from the coding sequence ATGGCCGGGCTGCTCGGGGCGTCGGTGCTGACCGCACTGGTCGGGGGACAGTTCGCGCTGTCGCAGGCGTCGGCCGCACCCACCTGCAACGGCAAGGCCGCCACCAAGGTGACCGCCAGCCACGGCACCTTCGTCGGCACGGCCGGCGACGACGTGATCATCGGCACCGAGGGCGCGGACCGTATCCGTGGGCTCGGTGGCAACGACACCGTCTGCGGGCTGGGTGGTGACGACGACATCGCCGGCGGCGACGGCAACGACTGGGTCTCCGGCGGCCTCGGCAGCGACAGCGTCTCCGGGGGCCTCGGCGACGACGTCATCGACGCCGGGGACGGCTACAACTCGGTGACCGGGGGCGACGGCAACGACGTCCTCACCGGTGGGGCCGACCAGGACGTGCTGAACGGGGGCGCGGGCAACGACGTGCTCGCCTCGGCCGGCGGTGACGACTGGCTCATCGCCAGCCTGGGCAACGACTCGGTGTACGCCGGGTCCGGCGACGACGACGTGTCCGGCGGCGACGGCACCGACTGGATCTACGGCGAGGACGGCGACGACTCGGTGCGCGGCGGGACCGGCGGGGACTACGTCTCGGCCGGCGCCGGGAACGACGAGGTCTACGGCGGCGTGGGGAACGACTACCTCTACGGCGAGGACGGTGACGACAAGGTGTACGGCGAGAAGGGGGACGACACCCTGTCCGGCGGCGACGGCACCAACATCGTCGAGGGCGGCTCGGGCTGGGACACGGTCGACGGCGTCCCGGACGCCCACGGCGTGGGCGCGGCGAGCTAG
- a CDS encoding phospholipase D family protein, which produces MDIDESSRNPGADDLDGLPNVDEEGESAPDIDPAPDIDVPGVDEPEDPATRTWFLAPSERGNPSSTIDRVPRDDGRGWVAGNQVRPLIHGAVYFRRLHEELTALKAGDRLYFTDWRGDRDEKLLPGGPAVGDVLTRLARDGVDVRGLLWRSHSDSLWFSAQQNQRLGTEINEAGGEVLLDQRVRRFGAHHQKLFVIRHRGEPARDVAFVGGIDLCYSRRDDAGHQGDPQQAPMDARYRGRAPWHDAALELRGPIVGDLLRTFIERWDDPTPLDRRTPYRMAVQRRAHMPRHPQKLPESFPDPEPSGRHAVQVLRTYGAKRPRYPFAENGERSVARAYEKAFRKAKSLIYVEDQYLWSEVVAAGIADALHRSPQLRVIAVVPRYPDQNTPANRLGQIQAIRLLKQAAPERFAVYDLENTQGVPIYVHAKVCVVDDVWMTCGSDNFNRRSWTNDSELTCAVLDPQLDSREPRDLSADGDGARRLPRDVRLALWAEHLGLPVDDENLLDPVRAFDLWARTAKDLDDWHAAGRQGERPPGHARAHHPQPVGRLTRLWAGPLYRTVYDPDDRPRRLRPKPEF; this is translated from the coding sequence ATGGATATCGACGAGAGCTCGAGAAATCCGGGCGCCGACGATCTCGACGGCCTGCCGAATGTCGACGAGGAGGGCGAGAGCGCCCCCGACATCGACCCGGCGCCCGACATCGACGTGCCCGGTGTGGACGAACCCGAGGACCCGGCCACCCGCACCTGGTTCCTGGCGCCGAGTGAGCGCGGCAACCCGTCGTCCACCATTGACCGGGTGCCCCGCGACGACGGCCGCGGCTGGGTCGCCGGCAACCAGGTGCGCCCGCTGATCCACGGGGCGGTCTACTTCCGGCGGCTGCACGAGGAACTCACCGCGCTGAAAGCCGGTGACCGGCTGTACTTCACCGACTGGCGCGGCGACCGGGACGAGAAGCTGCTGCCCGGCGGGCCGGCCGTCGGCGACGTGCTGACCCGCCTGGCCCGCGACGGCGTGGACGTGAGAGGCCTGCTGTGGCGCTCACATTCAGACAGTCTGTGGTTCAGCGCCCAGCAGAACCAGCGTCTGGGCACGGAGATCAACGAGGCGGGCGGCGAGGTGCTGCTCGACCAGCGGGTGCGCCGGTTCGGCGCACACCACCAGAAGCTCTTCGTGATCCGGCACCGCGGCGAACCGGCCCGCGACGTGGCCTTCGTCGGCGGTATCGACCTGTGCTACTCGCGCCGTGACGACGCCGGTCACCAGGGCGACCCGCAGCAGGCGCCGATGGACGCGCGCTACCGGGGCCGGGCGCCCTGGCACGACGCCGCCCTGGAGCTGCGCGGCCCGATCGTCGGTGACCTGCTGCGCACCTTCATCGAGCGCTGGGACGACCCGACCCCGCTGGACCGGCGCACCCCCTACCGGATGGCCGTGCAGCGTCGTGCCCACATGCCCCGGCACCCGCAGAAGCTGCCGGAGTCGTTCCCCGACCCGGAGCCTTCCGGCCGGCACGCCGTGCAGGTTCTGCGCACCTACGGCGCCAAACGGCCACGGTACCCGTTCGCCGAGAACGGCGAGCGCAGCGTGGCCCGGGCCTACGAAAAGGCGTTCCGGAAGGCGAAGAGCCTGATCTACGTGGAGGATCAGTATCTCTGGTCGGAGGTGGTGGCGGCCGGTATCGCCGACGCGCTGCACCGTTCGCCGCAGCTGCGGGTGATCGCGGTGGTGCCGCGGTATCCCGACCAGAACACGCCCGCCAACCGGCTGGGCCAGATCCAGGCCATTCGCCTGCTGAAACAGGCCGCACCGGAACGGTTCGCGGTGTACGACCTGGAGAACACCCAGGGTGTGCCCATTTACGTGCACGCCAAGGTCTGCGTGGTCGACGACGTCTGGATGACCTGTGGCTCCGACAACTTCAACCGCCGTTCGTGGACCAACGACAGCGAACTCACCTGTGCCGTGCTCGATCCGCAGCTGGATTCCCGTGAGCCGCGGGATCTTTCGGCCGACGGCGACGGGGCCCGCCGGCTGCCCCGGGACGTCCGGCTCGCCCTGTGGGCCGAGCACCTGGGGCTACCGGTGGACGACGAGAACCTGCTCGACCCGGTGCGGGCCTTCGACCTGTGGGCCCGCACCGCGAAGGACCTGGACGACTGGCACGCGGCCGGGCGGCAGGGTGAGCGGCCGCCGGGGCACGCCCGGGCGCACCACCCGCAACCCGTCGGCCGGCTCACCCGGCTGTGGGCCGGGCCGTTGTACCGCACCGTGTACGACCCCGACGACCGGCCCCGGCGGCTGCGCCCGAAACCCGAGTTCTAG
- a CDS encoding NUDIX domain-containing protein, whose translation MSRSAAMLVYRFDPNSDLEVLIAHMGGPLWAHKEDHAWSIPKGLFEPGEDALTAARREFHEELGSPAPEGPYLELGDTKQPSGKVITTFAVHGDHDVTTFSSNLFEMEWPRGSGTVQWFPEMDRAGWFDLPTAATKLVKGQVPILARLTEAVRRQTTPSS comes from the coding sequence GTGAGCAGAAGCGCAGCGATGCTGGTGTACCGGTTCGACCCGAACAGCGATCTCGAGGTGCTGATCGCGCACATGGGCGGGCCGTTGTGGGCGCACAAGGAAGACCATGCCTGGTCGATCCCGAAGGGCCTGTTCGAGCCCGGTGAGGACGCCCTGACCGCGGCCCGCCGGGAGTTCCACGAGGAGCTGGGCTCCCCCGCCCCGGAGGGCCCCTACCTGGAGCTGGGCGACACGAAACAGCCGAGCGGCAAGGTGATCACGACCTTCGCGGTGCACGGCGACCACGACGTCACCACGTTCTCCAGCAACCTGTTCGAGATGGAGTGGCCGCGCGGCTCCGGCACCGTGCAGTGGTTCCCGGAGATGGACCGGGCCGGCTGGTTCGACCTGCCGACCGCGGCCACCAAACTGGTCAAGGGGCAGGTGCCGATCCTGGCCAGGCTGACCGAGGCGGTCCGCCGGCAGACCACTCCCTCCTCCTAG
- a CDS encoding GNAT family N-acetyltransferase — MLTTDGTGTDLYVANGIARWTAMGFPVRGLPDGEDVFARRTTSGAQIVPRRRLPPERIEELLGTPVVGYRTMVEDPYGVEGVRVPPGVSVHVYPTMLRPAGDVEVTAGDVRPVTVARELDEAERVIVEGFPRAELVPWSPGRMIPKSVLGEPGWTTWLARRDGEPAAAAVSYDDGAAVGVFWLATLPGHRGAGLGSAVMTSILAAHPGRASVLVATQAGLPLYERLGYRTVSRGHWYVRA, encoded by the coding sequence ATGCTGACGACGGACGGAACCGGGACCGACCTCTACGTGGCCAACGGCATCGCCCGCTGGACCGCCATGGGTTTCCCGGTGCGGGGGCTGCCCGACGGCGAGGACGTGTTCGCCCGGCGCACCACCAGCGGGGCGCAGATCGTGCCGCGCCGCCGGCTGCCGCCGGAGCGGATCGAGGAACTGCTGGGGACGCCGGTGGTCGGATACCGCACCATGGTCGAGGACCCGTACGGCGTGGAGGGTGTCCGGGTTCCGCCCGGCGTGAGCGTGCACGTGTACCCGACCATGCTGCGCCCGGCCGGCGACGTCGAGGTGACGGCCGGTGACGTGCGGCCGGTCACCGTCGCGCGGGAGCTCGACGAGGCCGAGCGGGTGATCGTCGAAGGCTTCCCGAGGGCCGAGCTGGTGCCGTGGTCGCCGGGCCGGATGATCCCGAAGAGCGTGCTCGGGGAGCCGGGCTGGACCACCTGGCTGGCCCGGCGCGACGGCGAGCCCGCCGCGGCCGCCGTGAGTTACGACGACGGTGCGGCCGTCGGCGTGTTCTGGCTGGCGACGCTGCCCGGGCACCGTGGTGCCGGGCTGGGGTCCGCGGTGATGACGTCGATCCTCGCCGCCCATCCGGGGCGGGCCTCGGTGCTGGTGGCCACGCAGGCCGGTCTGCCGCTGTACGAGCGCCTGGGTTATCGGACGGTGTCGCGGGGGCACTGGTACGTGCGCGCGTAG